In the genome of Pseudomonas sp. B33.4, the window GCTCAGCGGACATCGAAGGCATGCGGGCTTGGGACGACATAGGCGACCGAGTCTCGATCAGCATTGGCGTCAAACTCTACAAGCAGCACCCCAACGGAGGGATTACGGCAAAAATGGTAATGGGCGAAGTTTTAGCACTACCACGTTCAAGCTGGGGAGACGGCACACGTGACCACGTCTGCAAATAAACCGAAACGGCATTTCTGGCGCTGGGCGGTGGCGTTGTTGCTCGCACCCATCGCCTTTTGGTATGTCGCGACTCCACAAGTGAGCTTCCACTTCTCTGAGAAGGGACAGGGGCGCCTCGGTTACATTCTGAATGTTCAACACGACATCTCAAAAGGCGAGATCTACCCGGGTGAAGTTACTGGGGGCGCAGGACTTATTTTCCCGAACAGCCAGTTTTTTATGGAGTTCGACTGGAACAACGGCGGGAAATCACATTGCATCCGGGTTAACCCGAAATGGCCGAATACTGATGTTTACATCGGGGAGGATGGTGGTATCGATAGCCGTACTGATGACGAAGCGATTGAAGCCTGTGGGCCATTTCCGGAGTAGAAAAGGTCGAGGGATCGTGCGAGACCAGACCATGTATCTGCGCGTGGTTTGCCTCAAACCCGTCCCCAGGTTCTAGAAATAAAACCTACCGTTTTTTGTTGGAGGACAGACTGACGAGCGTCATTTTGAACGACGTGTTTAGGAGTTTTCCATCACTGTTTAAAAGACACGTCGCGCTACCTGCTTAAGGCTACAACGTCTTGCGCCATTGCCTACGACTACGCCAGAATCCGCCGGCTTGTGCGCTTCAAAGGCCACCGGTAACTTGGTTCGTGTCACTGATTCCCAGTGATCGGGTTTAGTAGCCCGTGGTAAATGAAAGTGCACAAGCGTCCGTCAAAAGGTATTCACGTACCTGCACTTGATGGTGGCTGTGCGTAGGGCGCTCTCGGGCGCGCCGGCTTTCTTCTTTTCCCCGGTCTACTAACCTGCGTACAGCTGCCACCCCTTGTTTAGTAGCTCGGTGCGGCGGCCACACCACAGGAAAAAGAAGAACATGTTCAAGATCACGCCGAACCCGCCGGAAACAGATCCGGCCTCCCCGTACGAATCCCCCGATTCCAGGAAATTCCACGAAGCCGCCGAACGCGCCCTCGACTACTACCTCACGCCAACCCGCCGCATCATGGGCAGCGACAAAAAACACGCGCCCATGTTTCTGGCCAATTCCGACTACGACAGTGAGTCCCTGCTGGTTAACGCCAGCGAATCCCTCAGCTCAGCCACCGAAATGCTCTGCAACTTCGCCGCCCTCCTGGACCCTGGCCACCGCAAAACTGCGCTGGGGATTGCGCAAGTGGTGATGCTGGGGGAACTGGCGGTGAATAAAGCACTGGATGAAGTTGTGCCGGTGGATTGAGGGGACATCCCTTTGTGGCGGCGGTCAGGTTGCCGCCGCATAGGGATTAAGAGTGCTTAATGCGCCTGCTATCGGCCAATTGCGGCCCATCAATTAAAGGCGCTTTTGTCCGAAAAGCACCATTCAAAAATATCTGAAGCACGACGCGCAGGCACCGAACTCAAGGACGATGTAGCCCTGTCGCATCCCGCCAGTACATGGTTTGTTCGAACTGAAAGCTAACTAGAAAGAAGGCTGAACACGACTGAGTATTGATTGGGCGACTTTTTCCAAATCTTCCATAGCCGACTCTCCCTCTGGTTCAGGCCCTTTAATTCTAATGGTACAACGCACAGCGACAGGAAAGTCGAAACCCATTGTATTCTCAGCATAAATCGTGGGGTCACCGAAGGCGTCATCGGTACTTAATTTAAGTCCTGAGCTAAATTCAGCGTATAGCCCATCTTCTGTTACCTCGACTTTTCGAGCACCAGCATTCTCAAGGGCATTGCTCAATGTCAAAATTGTGAGCGTACTATCAGCTTCCAAACACAGATCAAGACTCATCAATCCTCCCTTTTTCCCGCTGAACACTTGCACCAAATTTGAATGCGATCGTCGCGACAATGTATTTGACTAGCGGTATGAATGTCCGCTTCTGGCCGAAAGCAGTCGTTCGTGACGAGTGTCCATCGACCATAAGCAGCTCTTGGTGGAGAGCAATAATTGTCTGGCGCAAAGATTCAATTGGCGACGTCGGCGGGGCCCAGAAGGAGTTCATAGGCCAACCCTGCCTCATAAAAGCACGTTCGCCATTCTAGAAAACCAGGACGGTCCTCGCACAGAAGGCGAACGATCTGCCCATCCTCTGCGATACAGACTTCTTCCACCAAAGCGATATCCCCCGGTGCCGCCTCCCGAGAGCTAATCCAATCAGTTAAAACTACTTTTGTTTGATCAGCGCTGATTAGTTTTATGAGATCGCCTTTAGAAAGTGCCATGTCCTTTCACCTGGATTTTTACTGATAAAGAAGTACATGAGCCTATCGGTTTTTTAAGAAAAGGTCTTTTTTCGGTCCGAAGGCTTCCTTTGGGCTATGTCCGCTTCTGGCCGAAAGCTACCGGTCGAAAATGAGCGAACTCAGCTGGACTACGGCCCGCCTCGGACTAACTTATTAGCAAAACCGGCACAATAACCCGTGCCGGCAAACGCTCCCTCAACCCCTCATTTTTTCATGTCAATGATCGCTGCCCTCCCCCCATCCACCCGAAATGAAAACACCACCCGATCCCCAACCTCAAACCCTGCCAACTGCTCCTCCGCCACTGAAAACCCCATCGTCATCGGCGGCCATTGCAACGCCGGGACCGCGCCATGCGCCAGCGTTACCATATGCTTCACAGGATCAATCGCCTTGATCGTCCCCTCAGCACTCGCAACAGCGGACGACTGCGACGCCTGCTCCATTTTCATTCCTGCCATGTCCTCCGCCCAAGCAGCAAACGACAACATCCCGGCAATCCCGAAAACCGCAATCAAACCCAGTTTCATACAGCCTCCCCTTCATTAATGACACGTTCAACAGCCACCCCCCGCCGACGCATCAACCGATACGCCGCCGGAATCACAAACAACGAAAGCAACGGTGCCGTGACCATCCCACCCACCATCGGCGCAGCTATACGGCTCATCACTTCACTCCCCGATCCACTCCCCAGCAGAATGGGCAACAACCCGGCGATGATCACCGCCACCGTCATGGCCTTGGGTCGCACTCGTTGCACGGCGCCTTCGCGAATGGCTGCGACCAGTGCGCGCTCGGAGGTGTCGCCGAGGTCTATGCGCTCAGCCCAGGCATTCTTCAAGTAGAGCAACATGATCACACCGAACTCGGCGGAAACGCCGGCCAGGGCGATGAAGCCGACGCCGGTGGCGACCGACAGGTTGTAGCCAAGCAGATAGAGAAACCACGCGCCGCCCGTCAGTGCGAACGGCAGCGTGGCCATAATCAGCAGAGCTTCGTCGAAGCGGGTGAAGGTCAGGTAGAGCAGCACGAAGATGATCAACAGCGTCGCCGGGACTACCAGTTTGAGGCGTGCGTTGGCCCTTTCGAGGAACTCGAACTGGCCCGAGTAGCTGAGGCTCATGCCGGGCTGCAATTTGACCTGTTCGTTGACGGCATGGCGCAGATCGGCGACGACCGAGGCGATGTCCCGTCCGCGCACGTCGATGTACACCCAGCCTGAGGGTCGGGCGTTTTCGCTTTTGAGCATCGGGGGGCCGTCGGTGATGGTGATTCTGGCGACGGTGCCGAGGCTGATCTGCAGGCCTGATGCGGTGTAGATCGGCAATCGTTCCAGGGCACCCGGCGAGTCCCGCCACTCGCGTGGGTAACGCAGGTTGATCGGGAAACGCGCGAGGCCTTCAATGGTTTCTCCGACGTTTTCACCGCCGATGGCGCCGGCAACGATGGCTTGCACATCGGCGATGTTCAAGCCGTAGCGGGCCGCCGTTTTGCGGTCGATATCAACGTCGATGTAGCGCCCGCCGGTCAGCCGTTCGGCCAGTGCGGAACTGACGCCGGAGACGTTTTTCGCGACGCCCTCGACCGCTTGGGTGACGGCGTCGATTTCGGCGAGGTTGGTGCCAGCGACTTTTACCCCAATGGGGCTTTTGATACCGGTGGCCAACATGTCGATGCGGTTGCGAATCGGCGGAATCCAGATGTTGGTCAAACCGGGCACACGCACCACGCGGTCGAGTTCCTCCACCAGTTTCTCCGGGGTCATCCCGGCGCGCCATTGCTCGTGGGGCTTGAACGAAATGGTGGTTTCGAACATCTCCAGCGGCGCCGGGTCCGTGGCCGTTTCGGCGCGGCCGGCCTTGCCGAAGACGTGCGCCACTTCGGGCACGGTCTTGATCAGGCGATCGGTCTGTTGCAGCAATTGCGCGGCCTTCTGCGCCGACAGCCCAGGCAAAGCCGACGGCATATAAAGCAGATCGCCCTCGTCCAGCGGCGGGAGAAACTCGCCACCCAAACGCGACATTGGCCACAGCGCACTGACGAACACCAATAGTGCTGCCAGCAAGGTGATTTTTGGACGACGAAGCACCGCGTCCAGCGCAGGTTGGTAGATCCGGATCAGCCAGCGATTCAAAGGGTTCTGCTGTTCACCGGGAATGCGTCCGCGTATCCAGTAACCCATCAGTACCGGCACCAGCGTCACTGACAAACCAGCCGCTGCCGCCATGGCGTAGGTCTTGGTAAACGCCAACGGCCCGAACAACCGACCCTCCTGCGCTTCGAGTGTGAACACCGGGATGAACGACAGCGTGATGATCAACAGGCAAAAGAACAGCGCGGGGCCGACTTCTGCCGCCGCGTCGGTCATCACCTGCCAATGCCGCTCACCCTGCAGTTCCTCGCCCGGATTGGCCGCATGCCACGCCTCGATTTTTTTATGCGCGTTCTCGATCATGACCACGGCGGCGTCGACCATCGCACCGATGGCAATGGCGATCCCGCCCAACGACATGATGTTGGCGTTGAGGCCCTGATAGCGCATGACGATAAAGGCAATCAGCACGCCCACCGGCAGGGAAATGATCGCCACCAGCGATGAGCGCAAGTGCCACAGAAAGATCCCGCACACCAGTGCCACGACGATGAACTCTTCGAGCAGTTTGTGGCTGAGGTTTTCGACCGCGCGATCGATCAGCTTGCTGCGATCGTAGGTGGTGACGATTTCAACACCGGCCGGCAGGCTGCTTTTCAGTTCGTCGAGTTTGTTTTTGACTGCTGCAATGGTGTCCCGGGCGTTCTTGCCGCTGCGCAAAATCACCACGCCACCGACCGCCTCGCCTTCGCCGTCGAGTTCGCTGATGCCACGGCGCATTTCCGGGCCCAAATGAATCGTCGCTACATCGCCCAACGTCACCGGTACGCCGCCGGCGCCGAGTTTGAGCGGGATCGCGCGAAAATCATCGAGCGACTTCAGGTAACCGGACGCCCGTACGATGAACTCGGATTCGGCCATCTCCAGCACCGCACCACCGGTTTCCTGATTGGCTTTGCCGATCGCTGCGGCTATCTGGCTCTGCGTGATACCGAGGCTGGCCATTTTCAGCGGTTCAAGTTGCACCTGATACTGCTTGACCATGCCGCCGACCGTGGCCACTTCCGCGACATTGGGCAGCGTTTTCAGCTCGAACTTGAGGAACCAGTCCTGCAGTGCGCGCAGTTGCGCCAGATCATGCCCACCGGTGCGATCCACCAGCGCGTACTGATAGATCCAGCCAACCCCTGTGGCATCCGGCCCCAATGCCGGTTTGGCACTCGCCGGTAGTCGACTCTGGATCTGGCTCAGGTACTCGAGCACCCGCGAACGCGCCCAGTAAAGATCCGTACCGTCCTCGAACAGCACATAGACAAAGCTGTCGCCAAAGAACGAGTAACCGCGCACGGTTTTCGCCCCCGGCACCGAGAGCATGGTGGTCGCTAATGGATAGGTCACCTGGTTCTCGACGATCTGCGGGGCTTGTCCCGCATAGGGCGTGCGGATGATGACTTGCACGTCGGACAGGTCCGGCAGCGCATCGACAGGCGTGCTCTGCACCGACCAGACGCCCCACGCGGTGACAAATAGCGTCGCCAGCAGCACCAGAAAACGATTGGCGACGGACCAGCGAATAAGAGCAGCGATCATGGCTGACCTCCCGATTTCGCGTCTTCAGAACCGGCGACGATGCCTTTGAGACTGGCCTCTGAGTCGAGCAGGAACTGCCCCGACGTGATGACTTTCTGGCCCTCTTCGAGGCCTTTGAGAATGACGGTTTTGCCATCGCTCTCCTGCCCCGGTTGCACCTCCACGGGACGATAGCGGCCGACGTCTTCGGCAAGCATCACCAGGGCACGTCGGCCAGTGCGAATGATCGCCTCGCTCGGCACCCACAACACACTCTGCCCGGTTGAACGAATCAAGCGTACTTGCGCCGTCAAACCGGGCTTGAGGAGCCCGTCCGGATTGGGCAGTTCGACGCGGACGCGCAAGGTGCGACTGTCCGCATTGGTGTCCGGCAGAATGGTGCTGACCCTGCCTATGACCCTGGTTCCGGGAAAGGCCGGGAATTGCGCCTCAACCGACTGGCCCGCGGCGATGGTGCCAGCCTCTGATTCGGGAACGGCCACCGCCAGCCAGACACGGCTCAAACCATTGACCCGCGCCAGCGTCTCGCCCGCCGCCACGGTCATGCCGATCCGCAGGTTGAGCTCTTGCAACACGCCGCCAATCGGGCTGGTCAACGTCAGGTAAGGCTGGACCTTACCGCTGCGCTCGACCTGCGCAATCAATGCCGGGGGCATCCCGGTGAGCCGTAAGCGCTGGCGCGCCGCAGCGAGCAAATCGCGATCACCATTGTTTTTGAGTGCCAGGAACTCGGTCTGCGCCGCCGCCCACTCGGGCACCAGAATATCCGCCAACGCCGCGTTGGCTTTGAGCAGATCACCTGGCGCATGGGCGTAAACCCGCTCGACAAAGCCCGGAGTGCGGGCCTGGATGACCGCGACATCCCGCTCGTTGAAAGCGAGGATCCCGGTCACGTCGAGAGGCGAGTCAAACACCCCACGGGCGACCGCTGCCGAGCGCAACCCGAGATTCTGAGCCACGCCGGGATCGATGCTGACCGTCGCTTGATCGCTGCTGCCACTGGCATATTGCGGCACCAGTTGCATGTCCATGAAGGGCGACTTGCCTGGCTTGTCGAATTTTTGCTGCGGGTACATCGGGTCGTACCAGTACAACGCCTTGCGATCGTTCGCCGTGTTGAGGTGCTGCTCAGGCGCAGCGGCCTGCACGTTGCTGATGCGTTGAGGCGCCAGCCAGTAACCACCGACAACGCCCACTGCCATTGCAACGCCGGCCAGCAATGCCCCGCTCCATTTAAGGCTCATTGGCTGACCTCCCCGTAGGCAAAGTAGAGCCGTGCGCTGGTCAGCGCTCGCTGCTCCTCCACGTCGATCTGCTTAAGACGAGCCTCGATGAGTTCTCGGCGGGCAGCGACAAGCGCATTCAAATCGATTTTGCCGGCGCGGTAGCTGGCCATGTTCAGTTCGACTTTCTCTTTGGCCAGCGGCACCAGACTTTGCGCATTGCGCTGGACCGCGCGATTCAGCCGTTCATAGTCAGCCAGCGCACTTTCCAGTTGCTCGGTGTGCTCGCGTGACAAGGCTTCGCGCTCGGATTCGAGTTGGTTGACTTCCGCTTCTCGCGCGGCGATTTTCGGGTTCTGTCGGGTCTGCGCAAACAGCGGCAGATCCCAGGACAGTTGCACGCTGACCATGTCGCCAAACTGCCGGTCGCGATGCTGATAATCCACCTCCCAACTCCAGTCGGACTTTTTCTCCGCCTGCGCCTCGCGCACCCTGGCTTGCGCTTCGCGGGTCATCGGCCCGTACGCGGCCAACTCAGGATGGTGTTGCAGCTTATGAGACAGGCCTGAATTATTGATCGGCCACTGCGGCAGACTGCCCACCGGCGTTTCGTTGGCAGCCGGACCGATCCAGCGTTTCAGTGCCGCGCGTGCCTGGGCACGCTGGCGAATCAGATCGTCCTGCTGCTCGGCCAGTTGCGCCGCTTCCTGCTTCGGTGTCACGGCATCGGCCGGTTGCGCAAGCCCCCCGGCAATCTGCGCGCGGACGGTGTCGCTCAGCAGGCGATTCTCTTTATAGAAGTCCTGAAACAGCGCGTCCTTGCGTTCCACCGAATAGCTGCTGATCCAGGCCAGCGCCGTGGCCTGGCGAACGTTCAGGCGTTCGACCTGACGCTCGGCGGCAGCACGATCGACACCAGCGTTGGCTACGTCGATGCGCGCCTTGCGTTTGTCAGCATTGAGCATGTCTTGCCTGACCCCGACCATTTGCATGGTCATGAAGTCGTCGTTGACACTCCAGCGGTCCGGGCCGCCGATGGGATAGTTCTGCAGGCCGGCAATCAGCTTCGGGTCGGGTAATTCCCCCGCTGGAACAGCCGCACTGCTGGCAGCCTGAATCTTTGCATCCTGCGCCGCCAGCGATGGTGCGGTGTTTTCCGCCAGTCGCAAGGCTTCATCTAGCGTCAAAGCGGCAGCGAGGCTCGGCAAGGCCAGCACGCTTGCCAGCAGCCCGGCCACGAGGGACCAACCTGTGCAACAGCACTTGGAGTTCATGTTTGCGATTCCTGTGATGATCCGCTGCGCGCGTCAAACGACCTGCGCACAGCCATGCCATCCCGTTAAAACAGGATGAGGTTCAATAACGGACAGGAATCAGACGCGGGGCGGTCGCCAGACCCCGGACGGGGTGGGCACAGGAACGGAATCGCTGGCAAAGGCCAGCACGACGGGGCTGAACAGGGTCACGGGCGGCTTGACGATCGAGACTTGCAGCATCCCGCCCGTCTTGCATTCCTGACCCGGCTTGCAGGGTTTGCCATGCTCGGTCGGGCTTTTCATGTCATTGCAACAATCCATGCCCATGTCGTCCATCATCGCCATGCCCATCGTCTTCATCGGGCACGGTTCTGTCGGCGCCTGCACCCCCGCCATCCCGCTGAGGGGAAGCGCCAGGCTGATCACGAAGATGAGGCAAAGCCGCAGGTAGCGTTTCATGGGGTTGGAGTGTAGCCGTCGCAATTGGCGCGAACAATCGATGGGACACGGGCTCGCAGCAATCTCGTGCGAGGCGTTGGATGCGCAAGATGAAAGCGCATCAGTATTAAGCGAGGATTAGTTCTTCGCCAGTTGCTCAATACCACCCGGCAAACCCTTTTCCGGAAAGACCGAGCGCGGAAAAAAACCTGTTATCCGCCCGCGAAGCATCGTAATTTACCCGCCATAACTACAAGGTCGTTTGGGGATACACGTGGGAGCCTATCGTCTGCTGTTGGCCGTTCTGGTCGCTGTTTCGCATATGGGCAAGTTGTTCATGGGGTTCAACCCGGGCGTGGTTGCGGTGATTTCCTTCCTGCTCATCAGTGGTTTCGTCATGACCTCATTGATCGAGCGCAACTACAAGGCGCCCGAAAAAATCGGTCGGTTCTACCTGGACCGGGCCTTGCGTCTTTACCCGCAATTCCTGTTCTACTTCATCGCTTCTTGTACGGTGATCTATTTCCTGCTGCCCGGCACGCCACAGTGGGCCGAACTGACCTTCAGAAACATCGCCGCGAACCTCGCGATCGTGCCCCTCGGTTTCTATATGTTCGGCGCGAGCGGAACGTGGATTGTGCCTCCGGCCTGGTCGCTCGGCCTGGAGATGTGCTTCTACCTGGTGATCCCGTTCCTGCTCATCTACAGAGCACGGGGCGTGGCCTTCGCCTTGTCCGTTGCAGTCTTTATCCCGGCGTGCCTTGGCTTCATCAACACCGACTATTACGGCTACCGTTTGTTGCCGGGCGTCCTGTTTGTATTCCTCTGCGGCAGTTACCTCTACAAACCGCAAGCGAAGGGTTTGGCGATCGCCGCAGGCACCGCTGTGGCGGCAGCATTGATCTTTGTGGCGATTATGGCGGGCTGGATCGAACGCCGGCCGTCCAACGCTGAAGTAGCCGCCGGCATTGCGCTGGGCATCCCCGCGGTGTACTGGTTGTCGAAGCTCAAGTTTCACAGGATTGACGAATTGCTGGGGAACATCAGCTACGGCGTGTTCCTGAATCACTTCGTGGTGATTTACTTCCTGCACGGGCTTTGGCCGATCACCTATTTCGATTGGCACAAGGTCGCAACGGTGCTGGTGCTGTCGTTCTTGCTGAGTGGCGTTTCGTACTACTGCGTCGAGCGGCCGGCATTGACGCTTCGGCATGCGCTTCGGGCCGGATCGAAGGATCGAGTGAGGGAAATCCAGGAAGGTGAGGCAACAGCTTGACGGCGCCAGGAGACAGATCACGCGCCTAAACGTCGTCTGTCCCTTCCATCCGGGTTTCTGACCAAGTGCAGTCATTCGCGAACAAAGCCTTGCGGCGCTATGATCGCAACACTCGACCTCTTGAATACAAACCCCATGCCCAGCCCAAAAAACCGCCCAACCCCCGCCCCGCTCCTCAACCCCGGCGAATCCGTAGTTCTGTTCGACGGTGTCTGCAAACTCTGCAATGGCTGGGCGCGGTTCCTGATCCGCCACGATCATCAGCGTCGCGTACGCTTGGCAGCGGTTCAGTCGCCGGAGGGCCAGGCGTTGCTCGCGTGGGCCGGTCTGCCCATAGATCAATTCGACACCATGGCGGTCATCCGCGACCGCCACTACTGGGAACGATCCGACGCTTTCTTCGAAGTCATCAGCCAACTGCCCGCCCGCTGGCAGCCGTTGCGACTGTTGCGCATCTTCCCTCGTGGTCTACGCGATTGGGCCTACGACCGCATCGCGCTGAACCGCTATCGCCTGTTCGGCAAATACGACACCTGCCTGCTGCCCACTCCAGATCACGAACAGCGTTTCCTGAAAACCACCGTACCTACAGCAGAAAGCTGAACAACTGCACCGGTGTCATCTTCGTCACCATCATCAACACGATGACAAACATCCCGGTAAAACCGAGCACGCCCATCCAGAACCATTTGCGGTAAACCGCTTGATATTGTTCATCAAGCCCCGACCCCACCTCGCTCGCACTCGCTGCCATCGCATGCAGCCGCTTCTGCAACAGCAACACCGGCAGCCACAGCGAGCCGACGCACAGGAAAATGATCAACGAAGTCAGTACCCACTCGGTGCTCATCGACAACCCCGAAATTCGCATCAACAGATAACCGCTGATGATCTGCACAAACCCCGCCGGGGTGGTGATCCAAGTGTCGAAGCGCACGACCATGCGCGCGACGTGAGCAATCACTTGCGGGTTGCGCGTGCGGCTGGCGGCGATCAGGTAGAGGTAGGAGCCCATACCGAAACCGAACAGGAAGATCGCGGCGATGATGTGCAGGTACTTCAGGCACAGATAGAGCATGTCAGCGCTGTCCGTCCGAAAAATGCACGGACAGGCTCAGGTTGGCCGGGTCGTTGATCGCGGCCATGTACTCGGCGACGCTGATTTCACCCACGCACGGTCGGGCGCCGGCGGTCGGCACGTAGCCTTGGGCCATTTTTGTCGCCAGGGCTACTGCGGCGCAGCTGGGGATTTCCGGGCCTTTGTCGTTCAGGGCGGTGAGTTGCGCGGTCATCGACAGCGGTTTGCCGTCAACGCCGAGGCCCTGCACGTCGATGTACATCGCGCTTTTACCGTCGCCGAAACGTTCGAATCGCGTACCGAGGCGATGCAATCTTGCAGCCCAAAGAGCATGGTCGCGCACCAGTCCGATCTTCAGTGCCTGAGCCAGCAGACCGTTGGCGATGCCGCCGAGTTTTAGCCCGGCGCCGGCCTTGAACTTCAGGGTGTGCGCGCCATAACGGCCGGCGAAAATATCCATGTCCGGCACATCGACGTTGGCCAGCAGCCGCATGCCCATCTGCGGCATTTTGCGCAAGGTCAAATCCAGCCAGCCCGACACCTCGTGCACCTTGCCGTTTTTAAGTTGCTTGATCGGTTTGCCGGCGTAAGCCAGTACGCCTTCGATGGTCGACAGCCCGGGCATTTTCGCCGACGAAGAAATGCCATGTTCGATCGAGTCGATACGCGAAAAGCGCTGGCGCTGTTCATCGATGATCGCTGACGACAATGTCGGCACCGAGCTGCAACCGCTGAGGATGGCCACGCCGGCCTGCTTCGCCCGCGGGTCGAGAACGTGGATGCCGTTGACGAACGTGCGGCAGTCAGCCAGATCGCAGTAGCTAACGCCAGCGTCGATGCAGCTCTCGGCGACGGCATAGGATTGCCCCTGAAACGGCCCGCCGGTGTGCACGACCAACTGAATATTCAGAGCCCGCAATGCGGCTTTGAACTCGCTGCCCATGGCATCGCCGCACCAGCCTTCGCAGACGTAGCCCGATTGGCTGTTCAGCTCATCGACTTTGCGCTGCAACTTGCGCGGATCACGGCCCGAGAGCACCAGGCCGATGGTCGGCATCAGCGCTAGATGCCGGCACACAATGCTGCCGAAGTTTCCGTAACCACCGACCACCATCACCCTGAACGGCATGCAATTCTTCCCTAAATCAATCCATCAAACAGGCGTGCAGGATATAGGGACGAACGTCAGCAAGCCATTCAGATCAGTTGCTCGCTACCCACTTGCGGTACTGGCGGGTACGCAACGCGTTGCCGATTTGCTGCAGAATCAGCGCGCGCAGCGGTGAGACGTGCGGATCGGGTGTTTTCGCCTGACTGAGTTTGCGCAACTGGAACTTGACCGCCGCCATGTTCGCCAGCGAGGCCATGGCCTTGTTCTTCCAGGTGATCGGCGGCAGCTCGGGGGCGCTGTCCAGGCCCTGCAGCCAGTCACGCGGCAGGTTCGGATCGATGGCCAATGCCGTGCCGATGCCGACCATGTCCACGCCACTGTTAACGACCATTTCAGCGATGGGCCGACGACGTACGCCGCCGGTAACCATCAGCGGCATCCGCGCGACTTTCTGCAGGTCCTGGGCGAACTCGACGAAGTACGCCTCACGTGCCAGGGTACGACCATCTCGCGCCTCGCCCTGCATGGCCGGGGCTTCGTAGCTGCCGCCGGACAATTCGACCAGATCCACACCCAGATCGTTGAGCCATTCGACGACTTGCCGCGCGTCATCGGCGCTGAAGCCACCGCGCTGAAAGTCGGCGGAATTGAGTTTCACCGCCACCGCAAACTGCGCCGAAACCAGCGCCCGCACAGCCTTGACGATGTCCAGCAACAGCCGCGCGCGGTTCTCCAGCGAACCGCCCCACTCGTCCGTACGCTGATTGGTCAGCGGCGACAGAAACTGACTCAACAAATAACCATGGGCGGCGTG includes:
- a CDS encoding DUF2269 domain-containing protein, which encodes MLYLCLKYLHIIAAIFLFGFGMGSYLYLIAASRTRNPQVIAHVARMVVRFDTWITTPAGFVQIISGYLLMRISGLSMSTEWVLTSLIIFLCVGSLWLPVLLLQKRLHAMAASASEVGSGLDEQYQAVYRKWFWMGVLGFTGMFVIVLMMVTKMTPVQLFSFLL
- a CDS encoding NADH:flavin oxidoreductase/NADH oxidase family protein codes for the protein MNVFDNLQLPNGSTIKNRIAKAAMEENMADADQAPSEELMRLYQAWADGGAGLLITGNVMVDGRAMTGPGGVVLQDDRQLAKFKRWAQVGRSGGAQFWLQINHPGRQMQANLGQKTWAPSAVPLSMGSLSRHFTTPHAMTASVIADVIQRFARSAQLGEQAGFTGVEIHAAHGYLLSQFLSPLTNQRTDEWGGSLENRARLLLDIVKAVRALVSAQFAVAVKLNSADFQRGGFSADDARQVVEWLNDLGVDLVELSGGSYEAPAMQGEARDGRTLAREAYFVEFAQDLQKVARMPLMVTGGVRRRPIAEMVVNSGVDMVGIGTALAIDPNLPRDWLQGLDSAPELPPITWKNKAMASLANMAAVKFQLRKLSQAKTPDPHVSPLRALILQQIGNALRTRQYRKWVASN
- a CDS encoding saccharopine dehydrogenase family protein, which encodes MPFRVMVVGGYGNFGSIVCRHLALMPTIGLVLSGRDPRKLQRKVDELNSQSGYVCEGWCGDAMGSEFKAALRALNIQLVVHTGGPFQGQSYAVAESCIDAGVSYCDLADCRTFVNGIHVLDPRAKQAGVAILSGCSSVPTLSSAIIDEQRQRFSRIDSIEHGISSSAKMPGLSTIEGVLAYAGKPIKQLKNGKVHEVSGWLDLTLRKMPQMGMRLLANVDVPDMDIFAGRYGAHTLKFKAGAGLKLGGIANGLLAQALKIGLVRDHALWAARLHRLGTRFERFGDGKSAMYIDVQGLGVDGKPLSMTAQLTALNDKGPEIPSCAAVALATKMAQGYVPTAGARPCVGEISVAEYMAAINDPANLSLSVHFSDGQR
- a CDS encoding thiol-disulfide oxidoreductase DCC family protein; this encodes MPSPKNRPTPAPLLNPGESVVLFDGVCKLCNGWARFLIRHDHQRRVRLAAVQSPEGQALLAWAGLPIDQFDTMAVIRDRHYWERSDAFFEVISQLPARWQPLRLLRIFPRGLRDWAYDRIALNRYRLFGKYDTCLLPTPDHEQRFLKTTVPTAES